From Montipora foliosa isolate CH-2021 chromosome 6, ASM3666993v2, whole genome shotgun sequence, a single genomic window includes:
- the LOC138007179 gene encoding ADP-ribose glycohydrolase OARD1-like isoform X2: protein MQSEALVKGKGQFKLVEERGFTKVVMSTPPDFSMAHCVSADLQMSGAITPAFKKLCRGFEDLKKQERRVGHIVVSERSEASFIYHLVTRQNWWDAATPSSMHSCLEHLKEHCLENEVEKLVVPRLGTGEDRLDWPFVKQIFEDVFKDTDISVTAYTTR, encoded by the exons ATGCAATCTGAAGCTTTAGTTAAG GGAAAAGGTCAATTTAAGCTGGTTGAAGAACGAGGATTTACAAAGGTTGTTATGTCCACTCCCCCAGACTTTTCAATGGCCCATTGTGTTAGTGCAGACTTACAGATGAGTGGAGCCATTACTCCAGCATTCAAAAAGCTGTGTCGTGGTTTTGAGGACTTAAAGAAACAAG AGAGAAGAGTTGGTCATATCGTAGTGTCAGAAAGGAGTGAAGCAAGCTTCATTTATCATTTG GTAACAAGACAAAATTGGTGGGACGCGGCCACGCCCTCGTCAATGCACTCGTGTTTGGAGCATTTAAAAGAGCACTGTCTGGAAAATGAAGTTGAGAAGCTGGTTGTTCCCCGCTTAGGAACAGGAGAGGATAGACTGGACTGGCCTTTTGTTAAACAAATTTTTGAAGATGTTTTCAAAGACACTGATATATCCGTAACTGCTTACACAACTCGTTAG
- the LOC138007178 gene encoding G1/S-specific cyclin-D2-like codes for MELLCCEGPRVRYAYQDPVLLRDDRVLRNLLTCEDKYIPSCSYFKIVQKEIEPHMRRLVTTWMLEVCEEQMCEEDVFPLAVNYLDRFLSAVPTRKCQLQLLGAVCMFIASKLKETSPLSAEKLCIYTDNSITCQELLDWEILVLGKLKWDLSAVTPYDFLQQIFCRLSLPNVNVIRKHAATFIALCCTEEKFLMYSPSTIAAASVCAAFTGLPTEHLEHIWTKTKLVSFLHELTNVEPEYLQSCQVLMEEVLQFNVTENPSSKVENGSTPSTPTDLQEIHF; via the exons ATGGAACTCCTGTGCTGCGAGGGACCAAGGGTTAGATATGCCTACCAAGATCCGGTTTTGCTTCGAGACGATCGCGTATTGCGGAATTTGCTTACTTGTGAAGACAAATATATACCAAGTTGTAGCTACTTCAAGATTGTGCAGAAAGAGATTGAACCGCACATGAGGCGATTGGTAACAACTTGGATGCTTGAG GTTTGTGAGGAGCAAATGTGTGAAGAGGATGTTTTTCCATTAGCAGTGAACTATTTAGACCGATTTTTGTCAGCTGTACCAACCAGAAAATGCCAGTTACAATTGCTTGGGGCAGTGTGCATGTTTATTGCCAGTAAGCTCAAAGAAACGTCACCACTATCAGCTGAAAAACTGTGCATTTACACAGATAACTCCATTACTTGTCAAGAATTGCTG GACTGGGAAATTTTAGTTTTGGGAAAGCTCAAGTGGGACTTGTCCGCCGTGACTCCGTATGATTTCCTACAGCAGATCTTTTGCCGGCTATCTCTTCCGAATGTTAACGTGATCCGAAAGCATGCAGCAACTTTCATCGCTTTGTGCTGCACTG AGGAGAAGTTCTTGATGTATTCGCCATCCACAATTGCGGCTGCTTCGGTATGCGCTGCTTTCACTGGACTTCCAACAGAACATCTAGAACATATATGGACAAAAACAAAGCTTGTGTCTTTTCTTCACGAATTAACTAACGTGGAGCCG GAATACCTCCAATCATGCCAAGTTCTTATGGAAGAGGTACTTCAATTTAATGTCACGGAAAATCCGTCTTCTAAAGTCGAAAACGGAAGTACGCCTAGTACACCAACGGACTTGCAGGAAATCCATTTTTGA
- the LOC138007179 gene encoding ADP-ribose glycohydrolase OARD1-like isoform X1, which produces MLHKRALGFCRWKGLHIVPQCLLAMQSEALVKGKGQFKLVEERGFTKVVMSTPPDFSMAHCVSADLQMSGAITPAFKKLCRGFEDLKKQERRVGHIVVSERSEASFIYHLVTRQNWWDAATPSSMHSCLEHLKEHCLENEVEKLVVPRLGTGEDRLDWPFVKQIFEDVFKDTDISVTAYTTR; this is translated from the exons ATGTTGCACAAGAGAGCGTTGG GTTTTTGCAGATGGAAAGGATTACATATTGTGCCTCAATGTCTCTTAGCAATGCAATCTGAAGCTTTAGTTAAG GGAAAAGGTCAATTTAAGCTGGTTGAAGAACGAGGATTTACAAAGGTTGTTATGTCCACTCCCCCAGACTTTTCAATGGCCCATTGTGTTAGTGCAGACTTACAGATGAGTGGAGCCATTACTCCAGCATTCAAAAAGCTGTGTCGTGGTTTTGAGGACTTAAAGAAACAAG AGAGAAGAGTTGGTCATATCGTAGTGTCAGAAAGGAGTGAAGCAAGCTTCATTTATCATTTG GTAACAAGACAAAATTGGTGGGACGCGGCCACGCCCTCGTCAATGCACTCGTGTTTGGAGCATTTAAAAGAGCACTGTCTGGAAAATGAAGTTGAGAAGCTGGTTGTTCCCCGCTTAGGAACAGGAGAGGATAGACTGGACTGGCCTTTTGTTAAACAAATTTTTGAAGATGTTTTCAAAGACACTGATATATCCGTAACTGCTTACACAACTCGTTAG